Within the Burkholderia sp. NRF60-BP8 genome, the region CTCGCGCTGTCGAAGCGCCGCGCCGAATCGGTCGCCGCCTATCTGAAGGCGCACGGGCTGAAGACCGACTCGATGACGGTCTCGGGCCGCGGCAAGGCCGATCCGGTTGCCTCGAACGCGACGCCGGAAGGCCGCGCCAGCAACCGCCGCGTCGAAATCCGGCTGCAGCACTGAGCCGCCCGTGGCCGCGCGATCCGGCGGCCCACCGCACCGCGCCGGCGGGCCGCCGGACGACCGGGCGCCGCTTCGTCGGCGCCCGTTCCCGTTGGCCGGCGGCGATGTCAAAGTTCGTCACGTCCTGCCAAAACCGGCGGTTTCCATGCCACAATCGCCGGCAGACAGTTGCCGGGGCAGCCTGCCCGACGCGTGCCGTGCGAGGCGTGCCGGCGACACGCCGGAATCCGGCTGCCGGCCGCGCGAATCCCGTCGCCCGATTCGCGCACGGCGGCGCACCGGCACGAATCCAACCATGACGATCCACGGCGCGCCGCTGCCGGCCAGACGCTCGACGCGATGCCCGGACGCACGACGCCGCAGAGGAAACAACCGGTGACGGACATCAATGAAGCCGCCGCGAGCGGCACCCGCAAGCAACGGCCGGCGGTCGGCATCTCGCTGTTTGCGCGCGACGGCCAGGCGATCTGGGAGAACGGCATTCACCAGAACATCGCGTTCCTCGCGATGATGCTCAAGCGTTCGGATCGCGTCGGCCCCGTCTATTTCCTGAACGGCGGCGACGCCAACGCGCTGCCGGCCGGCCTCGAACTCGACGGCCTCGACGTCCCGCTCGTGAAACCCGCCGACGTCACGCACGAACTCGACGTCGTGATCGAAATGGGCGCGCAGTTGCCGGTCGAATGGCTCAGGCACATGAAGGCGCTCGGCAAGAAGATCGCCGCGTTCTTCTGCGGGCACGTGTATGCGGGCCTGTGCGAAACGCCGATCTTCGGGAAACCGTCGGGGCACGTGTTCAACGGTGCACCGTTCGACGAAGTGTGGCTGCTGCCGCAATACGACAAGACCGCCGCGCCGATGCTGCAGACGATCCTGCGCGCGCCCGTCCACCTGATGCCGCACATCTGGTCGCCGTACTTCCTCGAGCGCCGCGTGGCCACGCTCGCCGACGAAGGCGCGACGTTCGGCTATCGGCCCGGCCAGCGGCCGTGGAAGCTCGCGACGCTCGAGCCGAACATCTCGGTCGCCAAGTCCTGCCATTACCCGATGCTCGCATGCGACGAGTTCTATCGCGCGCGGCCCGACGCGGTGCAGCACATGTTCGTCGTCAACTCGATGCACATGAAGGAACATCCGACCTTCGTGCACTTCGCGAACAGCCTCGATCTCGTGCGCGAGCACAAGGCGACGTTCGAACCGCGGCTCGACCTGCCGGGCTTCATGGCGCGTCACGCGGATGCGGTCGTGTCGCACCACTGGGAAAACGGGCAGAACTATCTGTATTACGACGTGCTGTACGGCGGCTATCCGCTGATCCACAACTCGACGCTGATCGGCGACGCCGGCTATTACTACCCGGACTTCGACTCGGCCGCCGGCGGCCGCGCGCTGCTCGAAGCGTGGCTGCATCACGACGAACGCCTCGACGACTACCGCGCGAAGGCGGGCCGGCTGCTGCAGTCGGTCTCGATCGACAACCCCGCGAACCTCGACGCGTTCGTCTCGCGTCTGGTCGCCTGAACCGGAGCATACGCATGTCGGACTCCAATGCCCGTCAAGCGCCCGGCGAGGGCAAGCGTCTCGTCGTCGGCGTGTCGCTGTTCGTGCGCGGCGCCGGCCAGTCGCTGTGGGAAAACGGCATTTTCCAGAACTGCCTGCTGCTGATCCTGTTGCTGCGCCAATCGCCGCTCGTCGCCGAAGCCGTGATGGTGAACGGCGGCGAACACGTTGCCGATCCGCAGATGATGCTCGGCGAGTGGGACGTGCCGCTGCTGTCGATGGACGAAGCGCTCGAGCGCTGCGACGTGCTGATCGAAATGAGCGCGCAGTTCGGCGCGGACTACCTGCGCGCGTTCCGCGAGCGCGGCGGCAAGGTGGTCACGATGCGGGTCGGCAACGACTACGTGATCGACATCGAACGCGCGATGTTCGACAAGCCGTCGGGCTTCCTGTTCTCGGGCGCGCCGTACGACGCGGTGTGGACGATTCCCGAGTTCGAGCGCTCGTGCCTGCACTACTACCAGACGGGCCTGCGCGCGCCGGTCACGATCGTCCCGCACATCTGGCACCCGATGCTGTTCGACAAGGCGCGCGCGACGCTCGGCGCCGGCTTGACGTTCGGCTATCAGCCCGGCAAGCCGCGCTGGCGCGTGACGATGTTCGAGCCGAACATCTGCATGGTGAAGACGAGCATCATTCCGATGCTGATCACGGAAGAGGCTTACCGTGCGAATCCGGCCTTCCTCGAATTCGTGCGCGTGTGCAACACGATTCACCTGAAGGATCACACGACGTTCATCCATTTCGCGAAGAGTCTCGACATCGTCGAGCACGGCATCACGACGTTCGAAAGCCGCTATGCGGTATACGAGTTCATGGCCGCGTACGGCGATGCGGTGGTGTCGCACACGTGGGAGAACGCGCAGAACTACCTGTACTACGAGCTGCTGTACGGCGACTATCCGCTGATCCACAACTCGCCGTTCCTCGGCAAGGCCGGGTATTTCTATCCGGACTTCGACTGCCAGGCGGGCGGCCGCGCACTGTTGAAGGCGTTCGCCGAGCACGACGCGAACCTGGAAGGGTACCGCGAGCAGTCGAGGCATGTGCTCAGCTCGGTCAGCATCTACAACCCCGAGAACGTCGCGGCCTATACGGACGCGATCGCCGCCCTCTATCGCGACGCGTGACGCGCCGCCCTTTCAGGACCCTCACCATGAACGCACGCACGCCCCTCACTCGCGCAAAATGGCTGATCGGCTGCGCCGCCGCATCGATCGCGATCGGCGCGCACGCGCAATCCGCCGGCGAATCGGCCGACGCGCTGCTCCGCGACTCGGATGCGGTGTTCAAGCAGCTCGACGCCGGCCAGTACGGCGCGGTGTGGACCGACGCCGCACCGTTCGTCAAGGCGCGCTTCAAGCAGGACCAGTTCGCGGCACAGATGCAGCAGGCACGCCAGTCGGTCGGCGCGGTCGACCATCGCGGCTGGGCGCAAATCACGCGGATCCGCTACAGCAACTCGTCGTCGATGCCCGACGGCCTGTACGCGAACGTCGACTACACGACGACGCTCGCGAGCGGTGCGACCGTTTACGAAAAGCTGAGCTTTCGTCTCGATGACGACGGCCGCTGGCGCCTGACGGGCTATGTGCCGCGCCGGTCGCAAAACTTCACGCAATAAGCGGCGCACGCGCCCGCTCACGGAGCCGATCCGATGAAACTCAATGTCGCGATAACGATGAACGTGCAGCGCGACGCGACGCAGTCGATCTGGTACAACGGCGCGAACCAGCACTGCGTGTACCTGTACATGCTGCTGAAGCAATCGCCGCTGATCGGCGAAGTCTGGCTCGCGCACGACGATGGCGTCACCGAGTATCCGCAGGCGCTGATGCTGGACGCGTTCGGCGACGCGCTGCGGCCGCTGTCGGCCATCATCCACCAGACCGATCTGCTGATCGAGATGAATGCGTTCGTCGATCCGTCGCACACGGACGCCGTGCGCGGCCGCGGCGGCAAGTGCGTGTCGTACCGCTTCGGCAACGACTACGTGATCGCGGTCGAGACGATCAACTTCGAGAAGAACGACTGGCGGCCGAACCCGAACCGCGTGCAGTTCGACGAGATCTGGACGAATCCGCAGCACATGCACACGTGCGCGGCCTATTTCCAGGCCGTGTACCGCGCGCCGGTGATCGAGCTGCCGCACATCTGGTCGCCGTATTTCATCGAGCGCAGCCTCGACGCAGACCCCGAACTGAAGGCGCGCTTCGGCTACCGCAATCGCGGCACGGCCAAGCGCATCGCGTTCTTCGAGCCGAACCTGAACGTCGTGAAGAGCGCGATCGTGCCGATGCTCGCCGCGAATGCGTGCTACGTCGAACATCCGGAGCTGGTCGAGCACGTGTACATGACCAACACGTTCGACAAGAAGGAAAACGTCGCCTTCAAGCATCTCGCGCTCGGGCTCGAAATGGTGCGCGACGGCAAGGCCACTGCCGACGTGCGCGCGCCGTTCGTCGCATGGGCTGCGCATCACACCGACATCGTCGTGTCGCACCACTGGGAAAACGGCCTGAACTATCTGCTGTACGACGCGCTGTACGGCAACTACCCGCTCGTGCACAACTCGCCGTTCCTGCGCGACGTCGGCTATTACTATCCGGACTTCGAGATCTTCGATGCGGCTCGCGCGATCGCGACCGCCGCGCAAACGCACGACGCGCGCCTCGACGACTACGCGGCGGCGGCTCGCCGCTGCCTGCACCAGGTCGACACGCTCGCCGAGCACAATGTGAGCGCCTATTCCACGCAGATCCAGCACCTGTTCGCCGGCCGCTCGCTCGGCTGAGTTCCTTCACACGCCCCGGTTGCGTTACGCCAGTACCCGATCGCCGCTTTGCGCGGCGAACGCGCGACCATGCCGCCGCCCCATGCGCGCGAGCACCGCGAAACAACGGGTGGCCGACCGGCCTGCCCCGCCCGATTGCCTGACGAGGCTGTCGGATACGCCGCGCGCGATCGCCGACTCGTCGCCGCACGCGCCGGCGATGACCCCCGCGTAATAGTGCCGCGCCGCGAGTTCGCGGCCGCCCGCGTCGAGCGGGCTCATCCGCTGAATACGGCGCGCGACGATCGTCAGGCCATTGAGACAGGACGCGACGTCGATCGGCGCATCGGTCGCTTCGGCGCCGAGTTGCCCCAGCATGTCGACCAGTTCGGCGATCGCGACCAGGTCGCGCGCATCGGCCGCCTGCGTGCCCGTTCCGCCTCCGGCTTTCGTTCCCGCCATGCCCACGCCCCTTTGCGATTCGTCCCGCTCCGCGCCCCTGCTCCCGACGCACACCCCGCGCGCCGCCCCGCCCGCTCCCGCGGTCATGCGGCGGCCGGCGATCGCCACGAAAACCGGATGCCCTGCGCCCACGTGACGCCGGCATCCACGATGATCTGTCGGTCGGTCTCGCTTTCCACGCCTTCGACGACGACGTGCCGCGCACCTTCATGCGCAAACGCGATCAGCCGGCGGAACTGGTAGCGGCCGATCGCGTTGCGCTTGATCAGCGACAGGATCGAGCGGTCGAGCTTCACGATGTCGGGATTGCCGACCACCAGATTGTTCAATGCGCTGAAACCGACGCCGAAATCGTCGATCGCGATCCGGCACCCGGCCCGCTGGAAGCGGGACACGAACGACCGGCCGGCGACCGGGTTCAGCGGCCCCGTCTCCGTGATCTCGACCACCAGCCGCGCCGCCACCGACGGCTCGCGCTCGAGCCGCCTGAAAATCGCCAGCCACGCGTCGTCCACGACCGCGCTTGCCGCCGCGACGTTGCAACCGTACACGGCGCCCGGATCGGCGCGCAGCGCATCGATCGTGCGGCCGACCACCAGCCAGTCGAACCAGCGCATCAGCCCGAGCGCTTCGAGGCGCGGCAGAAACGCGAGCGGCGGCAGCGCATCGCGCTCACCCCACCGCAGCCGCGCCAGGCATTCCTCGTACAGCACGCCGCCCGACAGGTCGGCGCGGCACACGGGCTCGCGCGCGAATCCGAGCCGGCTTTCGACGAAACTGCGCACCGACGCAAGATCGGGGTGATCGTCGGGTGCCCCGAACACGAGATCGATTTCGTTGCGATTCGCTTTCCGATTCGCCTCCTGGCGAGCTTCGACCGCATTCATCCGGCGCTCCGGCTAATGGCGAGCCGCCGATCGCGGCTCGACCTCAACACATAGGCGGAACGAGCCGACCTCGACGCGCTCCGCCGCCCACCCGGCCCATCCTGTATGTCGATTTTTTCCGGGGAGCGTACTGTTCGCTTCGGCGCCGTCAAATTCGATATTTTTTACGCTATTCGGTTACTTTAAATACACCACGCGCGCACGATACCGACAGTGCGACAGGTTACACAACGGGAATTACAAGACCCCAAAAAAACGAATCGTTTATCTTTTTCATTCTGCCGGTTTTATCAGAATCGCCTTTTCCGGACTTACTCGTCCCACGAATCGGGACGCCATCGATTGTTCAGATAAATACCGCGTCATGAAGTGCCGCCCGTGCTCGATACGCAGGTCGAAACATCCGTCTCCGCACATGCCATCTCTCACGCGAAACCCGCCGCCGCGCGTCATTCGATCATCGCAGCGTTCAATTTTCACGTTTCAAACGACATTATCAAGATTCCAAACGGAATCAATCCCCGTTTAACCAATAATACCAACTTCAATTATATGAAGATTATCGATTGAAACATATTTAACAATCCTTCCGACTTGTTAACCTATAAACTTGTTTTCGACGGACTTCCCTCGGAGCCGTCAATTTCGTGCCTTCGAAAACCGTCGAATCCATTGGGTTCGGCGGTTTCTTTTTTTAACGGCACGATTTCGTCAGACATGAGGGCGGGACAAACCCGACGGCGGACGGCGGCGCAACGAACGTGCGCCGCGGATACTCGGCGCTAGGCGGCCGGCGCGCCGATCAGGTTCGCGAGCAGCGCGTCATACTCGGCGACGAGCGCCGGATTCGCCGACGTGTAACGGCCGAGGATCTCGCGCTGGCGCCGCGTATACGCTTGCCAGTCGTCGTCGTGCGTATGCAGCGCGCGCAGCAGCGCATCGGCGCCCTGCTGCACGTCGTTGTCCGGATAGTAGTAGCCGAGATCGGGCGCGAGGCTCGCGTTGTGCACGAGCGGATAACCCTGCCAGCACACGTCGAAATAGAAATAGTTCAGCGGGTTCGACCATTGGTGCGACACGACGATATCGGTCAGGTCGGCCAGGAACAGCGGCGTTTCGAAGCGCCCGACGAAGCTCGCCTTGCCCGCGCGCACGATGTCCAGGTAATTCATCAGCATCACGAACTCGGGGCTGTCGTGCGCGAGGCGATCGGCATTCGTCACGTGCGCGAAGCAGATCGCGTCGGGGTCGCGCCGATACGCTTCGTCGATGATCAGCATCGGATACACGCAGAACTTCACGACGTCGTGGTTCGGCTCCATCACCGTGAGCCGCTTGCCGGGCTCGCTGCGCGGCCGGTATTCGCCGCGCTCGGGCAGCGACTGCGCGCGTTCGGTCAGGAACATCGGATCCCACACGAACGGCACGACGCGCCCCGGGCAGCGACGCAGCGACTGCAGGAACGGCAGCGACGACGGCGCGATCTGCGGAATCGCCCATACCTCGTCGTAGCCGCGGTTGATGAACAGCGAATCCCACAGCCGACGGCCGAACAGGATCGACTCCATCACGTTGATGTACTCGACGCCGCAGCAATAGCTGACCAGCTTCACGCCGCGCGCTTTCAGATAAGCCGTCTGCTCGCCGTTGATCTGCCCGCCCAGCTCGATCACCACGTCGAGCGCATCCTTCATGTCCGCGAACGCGCGCGTGTCGTACACGTTGCGATCCCACGGCAGCGCGTCGGTGAGCGGCACGTCGGTCGTGTTGACCAGCGTCACGCGGTAGCCGTGCGGCGACGCCATCAGCAGCTTCGCGAGGAACAGCGCGTTCTGCTTGATGCCGTTGATCCACAGGCTTTCGTCGGGGGCACGCAATCCGATCGTGATACCGATGCGCAGGCCGGTCAGGACAGGAGACGTCATCGTCGGCGGGATGGAAGGTTGAACGGGAATGGCATGGCGCAGTGTAGCGCGCGAAGCGCCGCCCGCGTCAAGCGGCGGCAACCCGGCATTTTAGCGGAGGCAGCCGGCCGCACACTGTCAGGGATGGTCAGCGCGCGGCCCGGCCGGGCCAATCCGTCCGACCGTTATGCGATACTCGTGCCGCCCGGTGGCCGGTTTTCCCGGGACATTCGAACGGGCAGCACGCTACCTCGCCGCACCACGATCAAAACCGAGGCACACAGAATGGAATACGATGCCGCGCAAGGCTTCCAGGCCGTCCATGACGAACCGGGGCGACGCTCGCAGAAAGGCGTATCGGGATGGGGCGCCGAGCCGAAGAACGCCGCGCGGTGCGTGTGCGCGCCTCCCCGCGTTCGGAACGCGCGATGATCGTCCTCAGTCATTTCAGCCAGCACGCGCCCGCGAGCCTCGACAACCACCGCTGGTACGCGCAGACGCATGGCTATCGTCACGAGATCGTCGACGCATCCGGCATGCCGCAAGCGCTGCCATTGCGGCCGCTGCATCGCTACGAGTCGCTGCTCCACGTGCTGCGCGGCGCGCGACCCGGCGAACTCGTGCTGCTGCTGAGCGAAGACGCGGCGATCATCGAACCCGTCGCGCTCGATCGCCTGATGGCCGGACGCGACATGCTGCTCGTCGACGCGTTCGCATCGCCGCTGCCGCAGGTCGACGTGCAGATCTGGCGCAACACGCCGGACGTGCGCGCGATCGCGATGCGGCTCGTGCAGCGCTGCAAGCTCGGCAGCGAGCCGAGGCTGACGTCGGAAGCCGCGCTCTTCGCGGATCTCGATACGCATCGCTACATGACGCCGATCGACGGGCTGTACGCGGTCATGCCGTCCGGCCCCGACCTCGATCCGATGTGGAGCCGCGAACCGACGTTCGCGATCAGCATCGACGACACGCCGCACGATCCCGAACGGAAAGGCGCGACGCCGCGCTTTCGCGACACGCTCGTCGCGTACGTCGATCGCTGCCGCGCCGCCGGCCGGCCGATGTTCGCGTTCGATCACGACGCCGCTGCGCCCGACGAGGCCGCCGAGCGCAGCACGTACAACCCCGGCCGCCCGATTGCTTTGACGATGCTGTACACGCCGAACATCGGCAGCTATGCACGCGTGGCCGAACGGAATTTCCGTCGCTACTGCGACGCGCACGGCTACACGCTCCACGTGCATCGCGACATTCCGGCCGAGATCGGGCTGAACGCCACGGGCAACTGGTTCAAGCCGTGGCTGCTGCACGCCTATCTGCAGCATCACGAATGGGTCGTGTGGCTCGATGCCGACGTGCTGATCGCGAACCGGCAGCAACCGCTGGAACCGCTGCTCGAAGGGCGCGACTGGCTGCTCGCGCAGGATCTCGGCCAGTGGACGTTCAATTCGGGCGTGATGGCGTTCCGCCGCACCGAACGCAACGACGCGATGCTGCGCGACCTGATGACGACGATCGCCGCGCTGCACGACCGCTCGAGCGTCTATGCGAGCGATGGCGACCAGTTGCATTTCATTCGCGCGATGGAGCGCGACGGACGATTGCAGCACGAAGGCGTGGCCGATCTCGTCAGCCTCAATACGCCCTGGCTGTTTCGCCGTGCGGACAGCTACATCGTGCATTACTACGGCATGTGGTCCGCGATGCGGGCGCTGATGATGGCGCACGACGACGGGCTGCTGCCCTGACGCCGCCGCAACCTCCTCGATCGGCAGACCCGAGGCGCCGGCCGGTTGAATCCGGCCGGCGCGTCGTCGCATCGGTTGCCGTCGTCAGATCGCCGTGATCGTCGGCGCGACGGCCGCAGGGTCGGTGATGCTCGGCTTGCCGGTCTCGACGTGCCCCGCGATGCGGCGCATCCAGCCGGTATTGCCCGCCACCGCGAACTGCAGGTCGTACCAGTGGCTGCTGCACGACAGGTCCCAGTGCGCTTCGATGCGCTGGCCCGCCGGAACCGTCAGCGTGCGCGCCGCGCCGCCATAGGCGACATCGGTCGCAGTGACCGTCAGCGGGCCGGTGCCGGCATTGGCGATCGTCACGTAAACGTCGCCGTTCGCGGTGTCGTAGCACGGCGTGATTTCAGGCTTGGCCGCCGCATCGGCGGCCGCCGACCCCGCGAAGCGCCGGAAATAACCGTTCGGCCCCCACACGCTCACCAGATAGTTGCCGTTCGCATCGAGCGCCCACGTATCGGTCAGTTGCTTGCCGGCTTCGACCGTATAGCGGCGCGGCATCGCGGTGGGGTCTCCCGTATAGACCCAGAAGTGCGCGCCCTGCGTGCCGGTATTCGCGAACGTCAGCGCGTAGCCTTGCGCCTGCAACTGGCCGGTGACGTGCAATTCGTACGGCAGCGCACGCGCCGGCCGCGTGCCCGGTTCCTGCGCGGTCACGACCTGCTGCGCGGTGCTGGCCGGCGCGGTCTGCGACGATGCGCGCGAGCACTGCAGGTCGGCCTGCGCGACATAGGCCTGCGTGCTCGGCAGGGTCGGCAGCGTCGCGTCCGATTTCGAGAAATCGAGCGCCGACGTCAGATCGCCGCAGATCGCGCGACGCCACGGCGAGATGTTGGTTTCGATCACGCCGAAGCGCTTCTCGATGAATTGCAGCACCGATGTGTGATCGAACACCTGCGAGCACACGAAGCCGCCCTTCGACCACGGCGACACGACGAACATCGGCACGCGCGGGCCGAGGCCGTACGGCAGGTTGTCGGCCGTATAAGTGCCGGCTTGCGTCGACGTCACGACGTTGTGCCGCTCGAGCGACACGTCGACGGTGCTCATGCCGGAGCCCGGCAGCGTCGGCGCCGACGGCGGCACGACATGGTCGAAGAAGCCGTCGTTCTCGTCGTACATGATCAGCAGGACCGTCTTGCTCCACACGTCCGGATTGGACGTCAGCGCATCGAGGATCGTCGACAGGTAGTACGCGCCATACAGCGGCGTGAATTTCGGATGCTCCGAATACGCGGCGGGCGGCAGCAGCCACGACACCTGCGGCAGCGCATTCGCCTGCACGTCGGCCTTCAACTGCGTGATCGGACGCGTGCTCATCCCGCGCGTCTGCAGCGACGACCCGGCCGGCGCGTTCACGAAGTTGCTGAAGCACGCCAGCATGTTGGTGCCGTAGTTGCCGGTGAAGTTGTCGAACCCGGTGCCCTGCTGATAGATCTGCCACGAGATGCCGGCCTTTTCGAGCCGTTCCGGGTAGGTCGTCCAGTTGAAGGGCGGCAGCTGGACCTTGTCGAACTGGTTGTCGATGTAGTCGGTGTTGTCGAGCAACGGGCCGCCGCCCGTGCCGAGCGGATCGACCATGCCCGTCATCAGGTACATGCGGTTCGGGTGCGTGTTGCCCGGGATCGAGCAGAAGTAGTGGTCGCACACCGTGAACGCATCCGCGAGCGCGTAGTGGAACGGGATGTCGTCGCGAACGTGATAGCCCATCGTCATGTTCGACTTCTGCACGGCCCACTGGTCCGCACGGCCGTTGTCGATCGCGCCGTGCGTCGTCGCCCACGTGTGCGGCAGGCCGCCGATACATTGCGCGTTGACGCCCGGATTGGTCGTGTCGTAGCGAAACGGTGCGATCACGCTCGACTTGTCTTCCTGGCGCGGCTGGAACCACACCGGCTTGCCGTTCGGCAGCGTCACCGGAAAACGGTCGTTGTAGCCGCGCACGCCGCTCAGGTGACCGAGGTAATGGTCGAACGACCGATTCTCCTGCATGAACACGACGATGTGCTGCACATCCTGGATCGTGCCCGTGACGGTGTTCGGCTCGATCGCCAGCGCCTTGCGGATCGATTCCGGCAGCAGTGCAGTGGCGGCGGTCGCGCCGGCGAGGCCGGCCGAGAACTTCAGAAAATCGCGTCGCGAATGGATGGCCATGCTGGTTGCTCTTGATGGGTTTTCTGGAGGGAACGGCCGGTATCAGGAAGCGGGCGACGAAGCCGGTGCGGTGAAACCCGGCGGGCAGCGCATCTGTGCGGTGGCGACCACGGCGCCGCCGCACGCGGCCTTCTGCTGCGCGACGGGCGCGGCGGGTGCGGTCAGGTCGTCGTTGCAGGCGCCGAGCAGCGCGGTCAGCGCGATCAGGCCGGCGACCGCGAAAGGCCGTAGGGCCGACGTTCGCATAACGGTTCTCCGTGAGGATGACGACGCGACGCAGGCGCGAACGCCGCGCCGGTCATATCGACGCCGAGATGCTATGTTCGACTTGTTACACGACGGTGTCGAGCGGCGGGAAGATCGGGGGGCACGCAGCGCGCGGCACGCGGGGACGTGGCGGGAACGGTGGAGTTCGTAAGTATTTCGAAAGATTTGCGCGAATCGCGCGTACTGCTTCGTGCGTCCTCGATACCGACGCCGCGCTGTCGCGACGACGGCGGATGACGAAGTGCTTTCCTGCGGGCCGGCCGCGGCAGCGGCGGCCGGCCCGTGTAGGGTGGCAAGGCCGCTCAGCCTTCCGCCATCATCAGCAACTGCGCACCGTCCGCGACCTGGTCGCCGACGCCGTACAGCACTTCCGCGACGACGCCCGCGCGCGGCGCGCCGATCGTGTGTTCCATCTTCATCGCTTCCATCACGATCAGCGGCGTGCCGGCTTCGACCTGCTGGCCCGGCTCGACCAGCACCGCGATCACCTTGCCGGGCATCGGCGCGGTCAGGCGGCCGCCGCCCTGCTCCGCGTCGCCCGCATGCGCGAGCAGGTTGCGCCATTCGAACGTTTCGGCCGCACCTTGCGTGAACACGTGGAACGTGTCGCCGTCCGCATGGACGCGGCCGCTGCCGCGCACGCCGCCGAGCGTCACGTCGAAATCGAGCGGCGTGGCGCCGCGCGTCCATGCGAACGGTTGCGCGGCCGCGTCGCCGATCGCGATGCGCGTGCCGTCGCCGTCGTCCTCGTACGTCACCGTCACGTCCGCTTCGCGATCGGCCGCATGCCATTCGAGCGTGCGGCGATAGCCGCCGTTCAGCCGCCAGTCCGGCAGCGCGCTCCACGGCGAGGCGGTCTGCGTTGCCCCGCGTTCGCGGGCAAGCAGCGCCGCGCAGGCGAGTGCGAGCGCCGCGCGCGGCGGCTGTTGCGGCGCGAACAGCGCATCGTGATTGCGTTCGATCAGGCCCGTGTCGAGATCGGCCGTCGCGAACGGCTCGCACGCGACGATCCGCTGCAGGAACGCGGCGTTCGTATGCAGGCCGACCACTTCGCACGCGCGCAGCGCACGCAGCATCAGGCCCAG harbors:
- a CDS encoding phosphocholine-specific phospholipase C, translating into MAIHSRRDFLKFSAGLAGATAATALLPESIRKALAIEPNTVTGTIQDVQHIVVFMQENRSFDHYLGHLSGVRGYNDRFPVTLPNGKPVWFQPRQEDKSSVIAPFRYDTTNPGVNAQCIGGLPHTWATTHGAIDNGRADQWAVQKSNMTMGYHVRDDIPFHYALADAFTVCDHYFCSIPGNTHPNRMYLMTGMVDPLGTGGGPLLDNTDYIDNQFDKVQLPPFNWTTYPERLEKAGISWQIYQQGTGFDNFTGNYGTNMLACFSNFVNAPAGSSLQTRGMSTRPITQLKADVQANALPQVSWLLPPAAYSEHPKFTPLYGAYYLSTILDALTSNPDVWSKTVLLIMYDENDGFFDHVVPPSAPTLPGSGMSTVDVSLERHNVVTSTQAGTYTADNLPYGLGPRVPMFVVSPWSKGGFVCSQVFDHTSVLQFIEKRFGVIETNISPWRRAICGDLTSALDFSKSDATLPTLPSTQAYVAQADLQCSRASSQTAPASTAQQVVTAQEPGTRPARALPYELHVTGQLQAQGYALTFANTGTQGAHFWVYTGDPTAMPRRYTVEAGKQLTDTWALDANGNYLVSVWGPNGYFRRFAGSAAADAAAKPEITPCYDTANGDVYVTIANAGTGPLTVTATDVAYGGAARTLTVPAGQRIEAHWDLSCSSHWYDLQFAVAGNTGWMRRIAGHVETGKPSITDPAAVAPTITAI